Proteins encoded together in one Bos indicus isolate NIAB-ARS_2022 breed Sahiwal x Tharparkar chromosome 3, NIAB-ARS_B.indTharparkar_mat_pri_1.0, whole genome shotgun sequence window:
- the CPT2 gene encoding carnitine O-palmitoyltransferase 2, mitochondrial isoform X3: MYLTARDPVVLNFNPFISFNPDPKSEYNDQLTRATNMTVSAIRFLKTLRADLLEPEVFHLNPAKSDTDTFKRFIRFVPSFLSWYGAYLVNAYPLDMSQYYRLFNSTRLPRPHRDELFTDDKARHLLVLRKGHFYIFDVLDQDGNIVSASEIQAHLKYILSDNSPAPEFPLSYLTSENRDIWAELRQKLVSGGNEATLGKVDSAVFCLCLDDFPIRDFVHLSHSMLHGDGTNRWFDKSFNLIIAKDGTAAIHFEHAWGDGVAVLRFFNEVFKDSTQAPAITPQSQPASTDSSVAVQKLNFKLSDALKTGISAAKEKFDATVKSLTIDYIRFQRGGREFLKKQKLSPDSMAQLAFQMAFLRQYGQTVATYESCSTAAFKHGRTETIRPASLFTKTCSEAFVREPSKYSAGELQQMMAKCSTYHNQLTREAAMGQGFDRHLFALRYLAAARGISMPELFLDPAYRQINHNILSTSTLSSPAVNIGCFAPVVPDGFGIGYAVQDNWIGCNVSAYQSRNAREFLQCVEKALEDMFDALEGKMIKT, from the exons ATGTATTTAACTGCTCGAGATCCTGTTGTCCTGAACTTTAATCCGTTTATCTCATTCAACCCTGATCCAAAGTCCGAGTATAATGACCAGCTCACCCGGGCCACCAACATGACTGTCTCTGCCATCCGGTTTCTGAAGACACTTCGGGCTGACCTTCTGGAGCCAGAAGTGTTCCATTTGAACCCTGCCAAAAGTGATACCGATACCTTCAAGAGATTCATACGCTTTGTGCCTTCCTTCCTGTCTTGGTATGGCGCCTACTTGGTCAATGCATATCCCCTGGACATGTCCCAGTATTATCGGCTTTTCAATTCAACTCGTTTACCCAGACCCCATCGAGATGAACTCTTCACCGATGACAAGGCCAGACACCTCCTGGTCCTAAGAAAAGGACACTTCTACATCTTTGATGTCCTGGATCAAGATGGGAACATTGTGAGTGCCTCTGAAATCCAGGCTCATCTGAAGTACATTCTGTCAGACAATAGCCCGGCCCCCGAGTTTCCGCTTTCGTATCTGACTAGTGAGAACCGGGACATCTGGGCAGAGCTCAGACAGAAGCTGGTGAGTGGTGGCAACGAGGCGACCCTGGGGAAAGTGGACTCGGCTGTGTTCTGTCTCTGCCTAGATGACTTCCCCATTAGGGACTTTGTCCACCTGTCCCACAGCATGCTGCATGGTGACGGCACAAACCGCTGGTTTGACAAATCCTTTAACCTCATTATAGCCAAGGATGGCACTGCTGCCATCCACTTTGAGCATGCCTGGGGCGATGGTGTTGCAGTGCTCAGGTTTTTTAATGAAGTGTTTAAAGATAGCACTCAGGCCCCTGCCATCACTCCCCAGAGCCAGCCGGCCAGCACTGACTCTTCTGTGGCCGTACAAAAACTCAACTTCAAGCTGAGCGATGCTTTAAAGACTGGCATTAGCGCTGCTAAGGAAAAATTTGATGCCACCGTGAAAAGCCTCACCATCGACTACATCCGGTttcagagaggaggcagagaattcctgaagaagcagaagctgagcCCTGACTCGATGGCTCAGCTGGCCTTCCAGATGGCCTTCCTGCGGCAGTACGGGCAGACGGTGGCCACCTATGAGTCCTGTAGCACTGCAGCATTCAAGCACGGCCGCACCGAGACCATCCGCCCGGCCTCCCTCTTCACAAAGACGTGCTCCGAGGCCTTTGTCAGGGAGCCTTCCAAGTATAGCGCTGGAGAGCTTCAGCAGATGATGGCCAAGTGCTCCACATACCACAACCAGCTGACCAGAGAAGCAGCAATGG GCCAGGGCTTTGATCGACACTTGTTTGCTCTGCGGTACCTGGCAGCAGCCAGAGGGATCAGCATGCCCGAGCTGTTCCTGGACCCTGCATATAGGCAGATAAACCACAACATCCTGTCCACCAGCACACTGAGCAGCCCAGCAGTGAACATCGGCTGCTTTGCCCCCGTGGTCCCTGATGGTTTTGGCATTGGGTACGCCGTTCAGGACAACTGGATAGGCTGCAACGTCTCTGCCTACCAAAGCCGCAATGCCCGTGAGTTTCTCCAGTGTGTGGAGAAGGCCTTAGAAGACATGTTTGATGCCTTGGAAGGCAAAATGATCAAAACCTAG